The proteins below are encoded in one region of Thermococcus celericrescens:
- a CDS encoding DUF1858 domain-containing protein — MMLDVRGLQPPQPAVMIIDALGKLKVGETLEVIGDKPFVDMLGKLEEAGYRVELKEVGGAFVLRITKTENSKELTMEVKECDDKLEEITEDTNVAKLLKAYPESLRILVKYGFSPLENPEMRKTLARTITLRQAKKLIGMSDEKFKEMMEELKGLEEGR; from the coding sequence ATGATGCTCGATGTCCGTGGATTACAGCCTCCCCAGCCGGCGGTTATGATAATAGATGCCCTGGGAAAGCTCAAGGTCGGGGAGACGCTCGAAGTCATAGGCGACAAGCCCTTCGTTGACATGCTGGGAAAGCTTGAAGAAGCCGGTTACCGGGTCGAACTGAAAGAGGTTGGCGGGGCATTCGTGCTCAGGATAACCAAGACCGAGAACTCCAAGGAGCTTACGATGGAGGTCAAGGAGTGCGACGATAAGCTTGAGGAGATAACGGAGGACACCAACGTGGCGAAGCTCCTCAAAGCTTACCCGGAATCTCTCAGGATACTGGTCAAGTACGGCTTCTCGCCCCTTGAGAATCCCGAGATGAGGAAGACCCTCGCGAGGACGATAACCCTGAGGCAGGCAAAGAAGCTCATTGGAATGAGCGACGAGAAGTTCAAAGAGATGATGGAAGAACTGAAAGGGCTGGAAGAAGGTAGATAG
- a CDS encoding uracil-xanthine permease family protein, which yields METLETMKGPVLKVGIEDKVEPSKALVFGLQHVLAMFGATVTVPLVVGGAVGLSGSEIALMIQAVLLAMGIATLLQTTIGSRYPIVQGSSFAFIPGLIAIGSSLGMAAVQGALIVGGLIEAAIGWLGIIGKVRKLFTPLVTGVTITLIGFSLADVAIKNFFNFYADPSGGTIARATLVAVITFLTTVFVALRAKGSLKAMPVVVGAAVGYLVSVPLGLTDFGLVKSLPIVSVPRPFPWGEPIFDTTAIVLLLFAFMVSIIESVGDYHAIATVTGSDITGKHIARGIGSEGLACSIAGLLGACGTTSYSENIGVVALTKVGSRYVVQIGAVILILLSLVPKFGGVLASMPAPVLGGLTLALYGMISVTGLRLIKERVEFNDRNTLILAAALIAGLGAPQLPAEFLAAFPKIVASILESGMAVGALTAIVLDRLL from the coding sequence ATGGAAACCCTGGAAACCATGAAAGGACCGGTACTGAAGGTTGGAATCGAGGATAAGGTTGAACCTTCAAAGGCTTTGGTTTTTGGCCTTCAGCATGTTCTCGCGATGTTCGGTGCCACCGTCACCGTGCCCCTGGTCGTTGGGGGCGCCGTTGGTCTGAGCGGCTCTGAGATTGCCCTCATGATACAGGCTGTTCTGCTGGCGATGGGCATCGCAACGCTGCTCCAGACGACGATAGGCTCCCGCTACCCGATAGTGCAGGGCTCAAGCTTCGCCTTTATTCCAGGCCTCATAGCGATTGGCTCGAGCCTCGGAATGGCTGCGGTTCAGGGTGCGCTAATCGTTGGGGGTTTGATAGAGGCCGCCATCGGATGGCTCGGGATAATCGGGAAGGTCAGGAAGCTCTTCACTCCGCTGGTCACGGGCGTCACGATAACGCTGATAGGCTTCAGCCTGGCCGACGTTGCGATAAAGAACTTCTTCAACTTCTACGCAGACCCATCCGGGGGAACCATCGCCAGGGCAACCCTGGTCGCGGTCATAACTTTCCTCACGACGGTTTTCGTTGCCCTGCGGGCGAAGGGAAGTCTAAAGGCGATGCCGGTCGTTGTGGGGGCAGCCGTGGGATACCTGGTGAGCGTTCCCCTCGGCCTCACGGACTTCGGGCTCGTAAAGAGCCTGCCCATCGTGAGCGTCCCAAGGCCCTTCCCGTGGGGCGAGCCGATATTCGACACCACGGCGATAGTCCTGCTCCTCTTCGCCTTCATGGTGAGCATCATAGAGAGCGTCGGGGACTACCACGCGATAGCCACCGTCACGGGCTCGGACATAACGGGCAAGCACATAGCAAGGGGAATCGGCAGCGAAGGCCTGGCCTGTTCGATAGCTGGCCTCCTCGGCGCGTGTGGAACGACGAGCTACTCTGAGAATATAGGCGTGGTGGCCCTCACGAAGGTAGGGAGCAGGTACGTGGTGCAGATAGGGGCGGTTATTCTGATCCTCCTCTCCCTGGTTCCGAAGTTCGGAGGGGTTCTCGCCTCAATGCCAGCCCCGGTTCTTGGCGGCCTGACCCTGGCACTGTACGGAATGATAAGCGTCACAGGTTTGAGGCTGATAAAGGAGAGGGTCGAGTTCAACGACAGGAACACGCTGATACTGGCCGCCGCACTGATAGCCGGCCTCGGCGCGCCCCAGCTCCCGGCGGAGTTCCTGGCGGCCTTCCCGAAGATAGTCGCCAGCATCCTTGAGTCTGGAATGGCGGTCGGAGCGCTCACAGCGATAGTGCTCGACAGGCTCCTCTGA
- the nuoI gene encoding NADH-quinone oxidoreductase subunit NuoI, with translation MESVEKPKVRVVGEEKVKLKKSFVKPWMGIKYLFKKPVTIKIPFEQIEPAPKYRGFHTLNWKTCVGCNFCGQICPARAIEMTWMEVDGKMEKRPHPKVDYGRCTFCQFCVDVCPTGALDFTENYYLTTGGLEEDLELYDWVPIDPKKVKELNEKFRDYRFPVVKIEKLEDGTHIYHLRDGDKIEFKILGYGLRPPKKPTPAKAPEKKEAAKPAEKKEAKPTEKAAEKKGTE, from the coding sequence ATGGAGAGCGTTGAGAAGCCAAAGGTTAGGGTCGTCGGCGAGGAGAAGGTCAAGCTCAAGAAATCATTCGTCAAGCCGTGGATGGGCATCAAGTACCTCTTCAAAAAGCCGGTTACCATCAAGATACCCTTCGAGCAGATAGAGCCGGCACCAAAGTACAGGGGATTCCACACGCTGAACTGGAAGACCTGCGTCGGCTGTAACTTCTGCGGCCAGATATGTCCAGCCAGGGCTATAGAGATGACATGGATGGAAGTAGATGGCAAGATGGAGAAGAGGCCGCACCCGAAGGTGGACTACGGCAGGTGCACATTCTGCCAGTTCTGTGTCGACGTCTGCCCGACCGGTGCCCTTGACTTCACCGAGAACTACTACCTCACCACCGGCGGCCTGGAGGAGGACCTGGAGCTCTACGACTGGGTGCCCATAGACCCGAAGAAGGTCAAAGAGCTCAACGAGAAGTTCAGGGACTACCGCTTCCCGGTGGTCAAGATCGAGAAGCTGGAGGACGGTACACACATCTACCACCTCCGCGACGGCGACAAGATAGAGTTCAAGATACTCGGCTACGGTCTGAGGCCGCCCAAGAAGCCGACGCCGGCCAAGGCCCCTGAGAAGAAAGAGGCTGCCAAACCGGCCGAAAAGAAGGAAGCTAAGCCTACTGAGAAGGCTGCGGAGAAGAAGGGAACCGAGTGA
- a CDS encoding leucine/methionine racemase, translating into MGYPGNKEEVLERYSRVFPRSARVTYAPIVGVKADNARVWDIEGREYIDFLSDAAVQNVGHNNPRVVQAIKEQADRLIHFTFIYGFPVEPLLLAEKLAEIAPIDSPKVSLGTSGSDANDGAIKLARAYTRRRTILSYLRSYYGATYGAMSITGLDFEVRSIVGELSGVHYIPYPNCYRCPFGKEPKTCKMECVSYIKEKFEGEVYAKGTAALFAEPIQGDAGMVVPPQDYFRRVKRILDEHGILLIVDEVQSGMGRTGKWFAIEHFGVTPDVITIAKPLGGGLPISAIIGRSDVMDSLPSLGHTFTLSGNPVTSRAALAVIEEIEEKDLLRRAERLGEYTRKRLEKMKEEHELIGDVRGLGLMLGVDLVKDRETKARAYEEARKVVWRAYELGLVLAFLQGNVLRIQPPLTIEEELLEEGLDRLERAIADVEDGKVPDEVLTKVQGW; encoded by the coding sequence ATGGGTTATCCCGGAAACAAGGAGGAAGTTCTGGAGCGCTATTCAAGGGTTTTTCCGAGGTCAGCGCGCGTCACCTACGCCCCGATAGTGGGTGTTAAGGCGGATAACGCCCGCGTCTGGGACATTGAGGGCAGGGAGTACATAGACTTCCTGAGCGATGCCGCCGTTCAGAACGTCGGCCACAACAACCCCCGCGTTGTCCAGGCGATAAAGGAGCAGGCAGACAGACTGATCCACTTCACGTTTATCTACGGCTTCCCGGTTGAGCCGCTCCTCCTGGCCGAGAAGCTCGCCGAGATAGCACCGATTGATAGTCCGAAGGTCAGCCTTGGTACGAGCGGAAGCGACGCCAACGATGGGGCGATAAAACTCGCGAGGGCCTACACGCGGAGGAGAACGATACTCAGCTACCTCAGGAGCTATTACGGGGCAACCTACGGCGCGATGAGTATAACGGGCCTCGACTTCGAGGTTCGCTCCATAGTCGGTGAGCTGAGCGGTGTCCACTACATCCCGTACCCCAACTGCTACCGCTGTCCCTTCGGGAAGGAGCCAAAGACCTGCAAAATGGAGTGCGTCTCCTACATTAAGGAGAAGTTCGAGGGAGAGGTTTACGCCAAAGGAACGGCCGCTCTCTTCGCCGAGCCGATACAGGGCGATGCCGGAATGGTCGTTCCGCCGCAGGATTACTTCAGGAGGGTCAAGAGGATCCTCGACGAGCACGGAATTCTCCTCATAGTGGACGAGGTTCAGAGCGGCATGGGGAGAACAGGCAAATGGTTCGCGATAGAGCACTTCGGGGTCACGCCCGACGTCATAACGATAGCCAAACCCCTCGGCGGTGGACTGCCCATAAGCGCGATAATAGGGCGCTCCGACGTCATGGACTCCCTCCCGTCGCTTGGACACACTTTCACCCTCAGCGGCAATCCCGTGACGAGCAGGGCGGCCCTGGCGGTTATCGAGGAGATAGAGGAGAAGGACCTGCTCAGGAGGGCGGAGAGGCTTGGGGAGTACACTAGAAAGAGGCTCGAAAAGATGAAGGAGGAACACGAGCTCATCGGCGACGTTCGCGGCCTCGGCTTGATGCTCGGCGTTGATCTCGTTAAGGATAGGGAGACCAAGGCGAGGGCCTACGAGGAGGCCAGGAAGGTCGTCTGGCGCGCCTACGAGCTCGGACTCGTGCTGGCGTTCCTGCAGGGCAACGTGCTGAGGATTCAGCCGCCCCTCACGATAGAGGAGGAACTCCTCGAGGAGGGCCTCGACAGGCTGGAGCGGGCGATAGCCGACGTGGAGGATGGTAAGGTTCCGGACGAGGTTCTGACGAAGGTTCAGGGCTGGTGA
- a CDS encoding DUF438 domain-containing protein, which yields MTELLNNREYKKEQLKKLLLRIHEGEDVNKLKEEFRQVLSGISPLEIPIIEQELVKEGISAKDIAKMCDLHVELFREAVKGTEELEEKDLPDGHPLKTLYLENKEIMKDSEMLNLYARTLATTKDERMREEILGVLEELVGNLKRVGFTHYNREEMLTFPYIERRGLTAIATVLWTKHDEIRFMIKRLAELLRKRDEMPWEEFVERFKEKAGEASFALSDMVFRENNIYYPTLKALLSEGEWKAIRQQEDEIGYYKVDPPAWDPGEDVKPLHPWEINPELSVEELLNLPKEVQQALKGRPLEFDKSRLLREGDIDLGTGFLSLKELKAIFEALPVDVTFIDKDDRVRFFSPGERIFARTPSVLGRPVQLCHPPKSVHIVNKILKAFKEGRKKEATFWLRLGPKYVYIKYVPLFDKNGNYLGTLEITMDIEPYKKIEGEKRLLDWRD from the coding sequence ATGACTGAGTTGCTGAACAATCGCGAATACAAGAAGGAGCAGCTGAAGAAACTCCTTCTCAGAATTCATGAGGGAGAGGACGTTAATAAGCTCAAGGAAGAATTCCGCCAAGTTTTGAGCGGCATTTCGCCCCTTGAGATTCCAATCATAGAGCAGGAGCTCGTGAAGGAAGGAATTTCGGCCAAGGATATAGCGAAGATGTGTGACCTGCACGTCGAACTCTTCAGGGAAGCCGTTAAGGGAACGGAGGAACTTGAGGAGAAAGACCTTCCCGACGGGCATCCGCTCAAGACGCTCTACCTCGAAAACAAGGAGATAATGAAGGACTCCGAGATGCTCAACCTCTACGCAAGAACCCTAGCAACGACCAAGGACGAGCGCATGAGGGAGGAAATACTCGGCGTTCTGGAGGAGCTCGTTGGCAACCTCAAGAGGGTTGGCTTCACCCACTACAATCGGGAGGAGATGCTCACCTTCCCCTACATTGAGCGCAGAGGTCTGACCGCGATAGCAACAGTTCTCTGGACGAAGCATGACGAAATCAGGTTCATGATAAAAAGGCTTGCAGAGCTTTTGAGGAAGAGGGACGAGATGCCCTGGGAAGAGTTCGTCGAGCGCTTTAAGGAAAAGGCGGGCGAGGCCTCCTTCGCGCTGAGCGACATGGTCTTCAGGGAGAACAACATCTACTACCCGACCCTTAAAGCTCTCCTGAGCGAGGGCGAGTGGAAAGCTATCCGTCAGCAGGAGGATGAGATTGGCTACTACAAGGTCGACCCGCCCGCCTGGGATCCCGGCGAGGACGTTAAACCGCTCCATCCCTGGGAAATCAATCCCGAACTGAGCGTTGAGGAGCTTCTGAACCTTCCAAAGGAGGTTCAGCAGGCATTGAAGGGCAGGCCGCTGGAGTTCGACAAGAGCCGGCTCCTGAGGGAGGGCGATATAGATCTTGGAACGGGCTTCCTCAGCCTGAAAGAGCTTAAAGCGATTTTTGAGGCCCTGCCGGTTGACGTGACCTTCATAGACAAGGACGACCGCGTTCGCTTCTTCTCGCCCGGCGAAAGGATATTCGCCAGAACTCCCTCCGTGCTCGGGAGGCCCGTCCAGCTCTGCCACCCGCCCAAGAGCGTTCACATCGTCAACAAGATACTCAAGGCCTTCAAGGAGGGCAGGAAGAAGGAGGCAACCTTCTGGCTCAGGCTCGGTCCGAAGTACGTTTACATCAAATACGTGCCCCTCTTTGACAAAAACGGGAACTACCTGGGAACGCTGGAGATTACCATGGACATCGAGCCATATAAGAAGATCGAGGGCGAGAAGAGACTGCTCGACTGGAGGGATTGA
- a CDS encoding FprA family A-type flavoprotein encodes MKTVEITSGVHWVGAKDWDRKIFDALIPLPQGTSYNAYLVVGSKKTALIDTVNPGFEGELEEKINEIADVADIDYIVMNHAEPDHSGAIPYLLERNEKAVLVATKKGADIARAYYDVPEDRLMVVKDGDEVSLGGKTLLFIEAPWLHWPETMFTYLVEDKILFTCDFFGAHLARGFYDDDVPDLLTHAQRYFGEIIMPFSVMARKALQKIEGLEIEMIAPSHGPIYRNPGRIIEAYERWSGGETREKVLIAYVSMYGTNERIVKELAARLTAEGIEVVVYNLVNSDIGEIAKDLVDSRAIVLAAPTVLGGAHPLAVHAAYLVKALRPPARYALIIGSHGWHGKSNEALLEVLKGLNLELLGTLDVHARPGMGDYNELVRLTNLLINKVREG; translated from the coding sequence ATGAAAACCGTTGAGATAACCAGTGGTGTCCACTGGGTGGGGGCCAAGGATTGGGACAGGAAAATTTTCGATGCCCTCATTCCCCTGCCTCAGGGGACTTCCTACAACGCTTACTTGGTCGTGGGAAGCAAGAAAACCGCCCTCATAGACACGGTGAACCCCGGTTTTGAGGGTGAGCTTGAGGAGAAGATAAACGAAATAGCGGACGTGGCGGATATTGATTACATAGTTATGAACCACGCCGAACCCGACCATTCGGGCGCGATTCCGTACCTGCTGGAGAGGAATGAAAAGGCCGTGCTGGTTGCGACGAAGAAGGGTGCGGACATAGCGAGGGCCTATTATGATGTGCCGGAAGACAGGCTCATGGTCGTGAAGGACGGTGATGAGGTCTCCCTCGGTGGAAAGACGCTGCTGTTCATAGAGGCCCCGTGGCTCCACTGGCCAGAGACCATGTTCACCTACCTCGTGGAGGATAAAATACTGTTTACCTGCGACTTCTTCGGGGCCCACCTCGCAAGGGGCTTTTACGATGATGATGTGCCAGACCTCCTGACACATGCCCAGAGATACTTCGGCGAGATAATAATGCCCTTCTCGGTCATGGCGAGAAAAGCACTTCAGAAGATTGAGGGACTTGAGATAGAGATGATCGCCCCGAGCCATGGGCCCATATACAGGAACCCTGGGAGGATAATTGAAGCTTATGAGCGGTGGAGCGGCGGTGAAACGCGGGAGAAGGTGCTCATAGCCTACGTGAGCATGTACGGCACCAACGAGAGGATCGTGAAGGAACTCGCGGCCCGCTTAACTGCCGAGGGAATAGAGGTGGTCGTTTACAACCTTGTGAACTCGGACATAGGGGAGATAGCCAAAGACCTTGTGGATTCGAGGGCAATAGTGCTCGCCGCGCCCACCGTACTTGGAGGGGCCCACCCCCTGGCAGTTCATGCCGCATACCTCGTAAAAGCCCTCAGGCCGCCGGCCAGGTACGCGTTGATAATCGGCTCCCATGGGTGGCACGGGAAGAGCAATGAGGCTCTCCTCGAAGTTCTGAAGGGGTTAAACCTCGAGCTCCTGGGTACGCTTGACGTCCACGCGAGGCCCGGGATGGGTGATTATAACGAACTCGTCAGGCTGACGAACCTGCTGATAAACAAGGTTAGGGAGGGATGA
- a CDS encoding DUF996 domain-containing protein produces MAVSLKNEKNYGLIGSVLVLAGGFLGIIPYIGTFMGAISLVGQVLILLALKGIGDKLGDDRPFRYYLYSVIAGIAGLILAAVLVIIGALSIPSFVENGDSVSLVGISLLGTGLLVLLAAAIVGIYFTIRAWRATYELTGVEEFDKTATWLMWGAILAIVVIGLVLLLVAAVYQILAFANLPEELERSNESGTLVIS; encoded by the coding sequence GTGGCTGTGAGTCTGAAAAATGAAAAGAACTACGGGTTGATAGGTTCGGTTCTTGTGCTCGCCGGGGGATTCCTCGGGATAATCCCGTACATCGGGACGTTCATGGGGGCCATCTCCCTCGTCGGGCAGGTGCTTATTCTGCTCGCCCTCAAAGGGATAGGTGACAAGCTGGGAGACGACAGGCCCTTTAGGTACTACCTTTACTCAGTCATCGCTGGAATAGCCGGACTGATACTGGCCGCGGTTCTCGTTATAATCGGTGCCCTGTCCATACCATCGTTCGTTGAGAATGGGGACTCCGTATCCCTGGTTGGCATCAGCCTTCTCGGCACGGGATTGCTGGTGCTCCTGGCCGCGGCAATAGTCGGCATATACTTCACCATCAGGGCCTGGCGCGCTACGTACGAACTCACCGGCGTCGAGGAGTTCGATAAGACCGCCACGTGGCTCATGTGGGGTGCGATACTGGCGATAGTCGTCATTGGCCTCGTCCTGCTCCTCGTCGCGGCGGTGTACCAGATACTGGCCTTCGCCAACCTTCCGGAGGAGCTGGAGCGTTCAAACGAATCCGGAACACTGGTTATTTCCTGA
- a CDS encoding DUF996 domain-containing protein, translating to MIVRVEREREMGMWGLLLALVSGFIPYIGAILSIVGFILVLMALHGIGDKFNNGRPFRNYLIGAVFNVMGLIVLVIFVLGAVGLTSLHESSTFHGEGVQMVTPGENAEFIENGDEASLGLILLGAFTMLVFIALGAYFKSRAWAVMYEITGVKEFNDASTWMKWGAVTLIVIVGAILLLIGRIMAIMAFSKMPKEIETGQAEGPVLVAY from the coding sequence ATGATAGTAAGGGTTGAACGTGAAAGGGAGATGGGAATGTGGGGGCTCCTCCTGGCCCTAGTCAGCGGCTTCATCCCGTACATTGGAGCGATACTCTCCATAGTGGGCTTCATCCTCGTTCTCATGGCCCTCCACGGCATAGGGGATAAGTTCAACAACGGCAGACCCTTCAGGAACTATCTCATCGGTGCGGTCTTCAACGTCATGGGCCTGATAGTTCTCGTGATCTTCGTCCTCGGCGCCGTTGGCTTAACATCGCTCCACGAAAGCTCAACCTTCCACGGGGAGGGCGTTCAGATGGTCACCCCCGGAGAAAACGCAGAGTTCATAGAAAACGGGGATGAGGCCTCACTCGGGCTTATCCTGCTGGGGGCCTTTACGATGCTGGTCTTCATCGCCCTCGGAGCCTACTTCAAGAGCCGCGCCTGGGCGGTGATGTACGAGATAACTGGGGTTAAGGAGTTCAATGACGCCTCGACTTGGATGAAGTGGGGTGCTGTAACTTTAATCGTCATCGTGGGCGCAATACTCCTCCTTATCGGTAGGATAATGGCCATCATGGCCTTCAGTAAGATGCCGAAGGAGATTGAAACGGGACAGGCAGAGGGCCCAGTTCTGGTCGCCTACTGA
- a CDS encoding M24 family metallopeptidase, whose amino-acid sequence MRGNPEIFKRRVERFQELLRKNEIDGAVIRTLSSFIYFTGTKWLRPSLLIPAEGEPVVYVVKGEAELFREKSWIENVVEFQKVEDLMAGVVSWIHRNGMERVGLEFGVERDAYLIFLKIFERLNPTIEIVDILDLTMGLRMIKEDWELDNIRKAGKIAGRGMKVAEEVIKPGLSELEIAAEVVRELMLSGSEDPKVYVSTTPRAHAEPFRDLRVPENGIVTVVIGADWNHYYANMARTFVVGEPGERVREAIEVKEEAYRIALEETRVGVALNTIEKKLANFFRERGFGEAYIAGYTHGVGLLIEEPPITTIIVPQRATKVQENMVLTIIHPPLMIPEGAVKHEDTYIVKKGGLERVT is encoded by the coding sequence ATGCGTGGGAATCCCGAAATTTTCAAAAGACGTGTGGAGCGCTTTCAGGAACTCCTTAGGAAGAACGAGATAGACGGGGCAGTGATAAGAACCCTTTCCAGCTTCATATACTTCACCGGAACCAAGTGGCTCCGGCCGAGTCTCCTTATCCCGGCCGAGGGAGAGCCAGTGGTTTACGTTGTTAAAGGTGAAGCCGAGCTTTTCAGGGAGAAGAGCTGGATCGAGAACGTCGTGGAGTTCCAGAAGGTAGAGGACCTGATGGCTGGCGTCGTGAGCTGGATCCACAGGAACGGCATGGAACGGGTCGGCCTTGAGTTCGGGGTAGAGCGCGACGCTTACCTCATATTCCTCAAGATATTCGAGCGCCTCAACCCGACCATCGAGATAGTGGACATCCTCGACCTCACGATGGGGCTGAGGATGATAAAGGAAGACTGGGAGCTAGACAACATCAGGAAAGCTGGAAAAATCGCAGGGCGGGGCATGAAGGTCGCCGAGGAGGTCATAAAGCCGGGCCTCAGCGAGCTGGAGATAGCGGCTGAAGTCGTAAGGGAGCTCATGCTCAGTGGCAGTGAAGACCCGAAGGTTTACGTTTCAACGACGCCGAGGGCTCACGCCGAGCCCTTCCGCGACCTCAGGGTCCCCGAAAATGGCATTGTTACCGTCGTTATAGGAGCCGACTGGAACCACTACTACGCGAACATGGCCAGGACTTTCGTTGTAGGAGAGCCGGGCGAAAGGGTCAGGGAAGCCATCGAGGTTAAGGAGGAGGCGTACAGGATTGCACTTGAGGAGACGAGGGTTGGCGTTGCATTGAACACCATCGAGAAGAAACTCGCGAACTTCTTCAGGGAGAGGGGCTTTGGGGAAGCTTACATAGCCGGCTACACCCACGGCGTCGGCCTGTTAATCGAGGAGCCTCCTATAACCACTATCATCGTCCCGCAGAGGGCCACCAAAGTCCAGGAGAACATGGTTCTTACGATAATACACCCGCCCCTCATGATTCCGGAGGGAGCGGTAAAGCACGAGGACACCTACATAGTCAAAAAAGGTGGGCTCGAGAGGGTGACCTAA
- a CDS encoding Lrp/AsnC family transcriptional regulator, translating into MRTSEHLDELDRMILHILQEDGRASYSEIARRLKVPESTVRLRVKKLVERGVIRKFSALINPFKAGYSIVAFIAVDVEPSRVKKAAEELSKLPEVDVLGIATGAHDILMQVTVKDLQELESFLIEKLGKIEGLRSTETSILTSVRKWGYARVF; encoded by the coding sequence ATGCGGACTAGTGAGCACCTTGACGAACTGGACAGGATGATACTCCACATCCTCCAGGAGGACGGGCGGGCCAGCTACTCCGAGATAGCGAGACGCCTCAAGGTGCCGGAATCGACGGTCAGGCTCAGGGTAAAGAAGCTCGTCGAGAGGGGTGTTATAAGAAAGTTCTCCGCGCTCATAAATCCCTTCAAGGCGGGCTACTCGATAGTGGCTTTCATAGCGGTCGACGTTGAGCCGAGCAGGGTCAAGAAGGCCGCGGAGGAGCTGAGCAAACTGCCGGAAGTGGATGTTCTCGGAATCGCCACCGGAGCGCACGACATACTCATGCAGGTGACCGTCAAGGACCTTCAGGAGCTCGAGAGCTTCCTCATAGAAAAGCTGGGAAAAATAGAGGGGTTGAGGAGCACGGAAACGTCAATCCTGACGAGCGTGAGGAAGTGGGGCTACGCGAGGGTGTTTTAG
- a CDS encoding NADH-quinone oxidoreductase subunit D, whose amino-acid sequence MANLEVPKELKKEAKAHDMYLHPIDKDTYELFFGPQHMATENFSIILKMDGNRVEKAIVNPGFLHRGFEKLAEQRPYFTNIALLLRICVPESDVPENIYSMAVDEIVGWEVPERAQWIRTVVLEMARMSAWMFWIMGFGNEIGLYTAGQWAAAYRERFMRLFEELTGGRVYHIYTVPGGVRRDIPGDKWLRQLRDTVEYIKGKMKDFDEILFDNYITFERTEGVGVMDKRFALKHAVTGPNLRAVGVPYDVRKDDPYLLYPELEFEVPVLKEGDSLARILVRRYEMEQDLYILEQLLDMGPPSGPYMVKDARLKALPRFKPPKGDAYAHVESTKGDFGAYVVSDGTHKPYRVHVRGPSQSHGVTVLEELLKGARLADVPVILKTLDNCPPDIDR is encoded by the coding sequence ATGGCAAATTTGGAAGTCCCGAAGGAGCTTAAGAAAGAGGCAAAGGCACACGATATGTATCTTCACCCAATTGACAAGGATACCTACGAGCTGTTCTTCGGTCCGCAGCACATGGCGACCGAGAACTTCAGCATAATCCTCAAGATGGACGGCAACAGGGTGGAGAAGGCCATCGTCAACCCGGGTTTCCTCCACAGGGGATTCGAGAAGCTCGCAGAGCAGAGACCCTACTTCACCAACATCGCCCTGCTCCTTCGTATTTGTGTTCCAGAGAGCGATGTGCCGGAGAACATCTACTCCATGGCCGTTGATGAGATAGTCGGCTGGGAGGTTCCCGAGAGGGCCCAGTGGATAAGGACGGTAGTCCTCGAGATGGCCAGGATGAGCGCGTGGATGTTCTGGATAATGGGCTTTGGAAACGAGATAGGTCTCTACACCGCCGGCCAGTGGGCAGCTGCCTACCGTGAGAGGTTCATGCGCCTCTTCGAGGAGCTCACGGGAGGCAGGGTCTACCACATCTACACCGTGCCTGGAGGAGTCAGAAGGGACATACCCGGCGACAAGTGGCTCCGCCAGCTCAGGGACACCGTCGAGTACATCAAAGGCAAGATGAAGGACTTCGATGAGATACTCTTCGACAACTACATCACCTTTGAGAGGACTGAGGGAGTAGGAGTTATGGACAAGAGGTTCGCGCTGAAGCACGCCGTCACCGGTCCGAACCTCCGCGCTGTGGGTGTTCCCTACGACGTCAGGAAGGACGACCCGTATCTGCTCTATCCGGAGCTCGAGTTCGAGGTCCCGGTGCTCAAGGAGGGCGACAGCCTGGCCAGGATCCTTGTGAGGAGGTACGAGATGGAGCAGGACCTCTACATCCTTGAACAGCTCCTCGACATGGGACCGCCGAGCGGACCGTACATGGTGAAGGACGCCAGGCTCAAGGCCCTGCCGAGGTTCAAGCCGCCGAAGGGAGACGCCTACGCCCACGTCGAGAGCACGAAGGGAGACTTTGGCGCTTACGTCGTCAGTGACGGAACCCACAAGCCGTACCGCGTCCACGTCAGGGGACCGAGCCAGAGCCACGGTGTCACGGTGCTTGAGGAACTGCTCAAGGGAGCCCGCCTTGCGGACGTTCCGGTCATCCTGAAGACCCTTGACAACTGCCCGCCGGACATAGACAGGTGA
- a CDS encoding cupin domain-containing protein, which yields MIVVRVEDAPRVDNPHGVDVRKLMDEKSAQIFYITLKPGESLKRHTTPVDAFLYVLKGRGIVEVGDERAEIKKGTAVYLPKEVPHAVSNGGSLDMAFLVIKVM from the coding sequence ATGATCGTTGTTAGAGTTGAGGACGCCCCGCGGGTGGACAACCCACACGGAGTGGATGTGAGAAAGCTGATGGATGAGAAAAGTGCCCAGATATTTTACATAACCCTGAAACCGGGAGAGAGTCTGAAGAGACACACAACGCCGGTTGATGCTTTCCTCTACGTCCTCAAGGGCAGGGGCATCGTGGAGGTCGGCGACGAAAGGGCAGAGATTAAGAAGGGAACCGCCGTATATCTCCCGAAGGAAGTGCCGCATGCGGTTTCCAACGGGGGAAGCCTTGACATGGCATTCCTCGTTATCAAGGTGATGTAA